The proteins below are encoded in one region of Micromonospora yangpuensis:
- the sucC gene encoding ADP-forming succinate--CoA ligase subunit beta produces MDLYEYQGRDLFERHGLPVLAGGVATTPEEAHAIAERLGGRVVVKAQVKVGGRGKAGGVKLAEGAQETVDRSTDILGMDIKGHTVHKVMITVTADVAEEYYFSYLLDRANRTFLCIASVAGGMDIEQVAADTPDKVVKAPIDAVKGVDEAKAREIVTAAGFPAEVADQVVEVAVGLWKAFVAEDATLVEVNPLATTKDGKLLLLDAKITLDENAAFRHPDHEALVDQAAVDPLEQAAKEKHLNYVKLDGEVGIIGNGAGLVMSTLDVVAYAGERHGNVKPANFLDIGGGASAEVMANGLEIVLSDPAVKSVFVNVFGGITACDAVANGIVQALALLEQRGEKATKPLVVRLDGNNAEAGRAILDDANNPLIQRVDTMDGAAERAAELAAAGV; encoded by the coding sequence GTGGACCTGTACGAGTACCAGGGGCGGGACCTGTTCGAGCGGCACGGGTTGCCCGTGCTCGCCGGCGGCGTAGCCACGACCCCCGAAGAGGCCCACGCGATCGCCGAACGCCTCGGCGGTCGCGTGGTCGTCAAGGCGCAGGTGAAGGTCGGCGGCCGGGGTAAGGCCGGCGGCGTGAAGCTGGCCGAGGGCGCCCAGGAGACGGTGGACCGGTCCACCGACATCCTCGGCATGGACATCAAGGGCCACACGGTCCACAAGGTCATGATCACCGTGACCGCGGACGTGGCCGAGGAGTACTACTTCTCGTACCTGCTCGACCGGGCGAACCGCACCTTCCTGTGCATCGCCAGCGTCGCCGGCGGGATGGACATCGAGCAGGTCGCGGCCGACACCCCGGACAAGGTGGTGAAGGCCCCGATCGACGCCGTCAAGGGCGTGGACGAGGCCAAGGCGCGCGAGATCGTCACCGCCGCCGGCTTCCCGGCCGAGGTCGCCGACCAGGTCGTCGAGGTCGCGGTGGGGCTGTGGAAGGCCTTCGTCGCCGAGGACGCCACGCTGGTCGAGGTCAACCCGCTGGCCACCACCAAGGACGGCAAGCTGCTGCTGCTGGACGCCAAGATCACCCTGGACGAGAACGCCGCCTTCCGGCACCCGGACCACGAGGCCCTGGTCGACCAGGCCGCGGTGGACCCGCTGGAGCAGGCCGCCAAGGAGAAGCACCTCAACTACGTCAAGCTCGACGGTGAGGTCGGCATCATCGGCAACGGCGCCGGGCTGGTCATGTCCACGCTCGACGTGGTCGCGTACGCCGGAGAGCGGCACGGCAACGTCAAGCCGGCCAACTTCCTCGACATCGGCGGTGGCGCGAGCGCCGAGGTGATGGCCAACGGCCTGGAGATCGTGCTCTCCGACCCCGCCGTGAAGAGCGTCTTCGTCAACGTCTTCGGCGGCATCACCGCGTGCGACGCGGTGGCCAACGGCATCGTGCAGGCGCTGGCCCTGCTGGAGCAGCGCGGCGAGAAGGCGACCAAGCCGCTCGTGGTCCGCCTCGACGGCAACAACGCCGAGGCCGGTCGGGCGATCCTCGACGACGCGAACAACCCGCTGATCCAGCGGGTCGACACCATGGACGGCGCGGCCGAGCGGGCCGCCGAGCTGGCAGCTGCGGGGGTCTGA
- the sucD gene encoding succinate--CoA ligase subunit alpha: MAIWLTKDSKVIVQGMTGSEGSKHTRRMLAAGTTVVGGVNPRKAGTTVDFDGTELPVFASVTDAMKETGADVTVIFVPPQFTKAAVVEAIDAGIDLAVVITEGVPVHDTAAFWAYNVAKGEQTRIIGPNCPGIASPGASNAGIIPADITPAGRIGLVSKSGTLTYQMMYELRDIGFSTCVGIGGDPIIGTTHIDALAAFEADPETDAIVMIGEIGGDAEERAAEFIKANVTKPVVGYIAGFTAPPGKTMGHAGAIISGSAGTADAKKEALEAVGVKVGKTPTETAKLMREIMSAR, translated from the coding sequence ATGGCTATCTGGCTGACCAAGGACTCGAAGGTCATCGTCCAGGGGATGACCGGTTCCGAGGGTTCCAAGCACACCCGGCGGATGCTCGCCGCGGGCACCACCGTCGTCGGCGGCGTCAACCCGCGCAAGGCCGGCACCACGGTCGACTTCGACGGCACCGAGCTGCCGGTCTTCGCCTCCGTCACGGACGCGATGAAGGAGACCGGGGCCGACGTCACGGTCATCTTCGTGCCGCCGCAGTTCACCAAGGCCGCGGTGGTCGAGGCGATCGACGCCGGCATCGACCTGGCCGTGGTGATCACCGAGGGGGTGCCGGTGCACGACACCGCCGCCTTCTGGGCGTACAACGTCGCCAAGGGCGAGCAGACCCGGATCATCGGTCCGAACTGCCCCGGCATCGCCTCGCCGGGCGCCTCCAACGCCGGCATCATCCCGGCCGACATCACGCCGGCCGGCCGCATCGGCCTGGTCAGCAAGAGCGGCACGCTCACCTACCAGATGATGTACGAGCTGCGGGACATCGGCTTCTCCACCTGCGTCGGCATCGGCGGTGACCCGATCATCGGGACCACCCACATCGACGCTTTGGCGGCCTTCGAGGCCGACCCGGAGACCGACGCCATCGTGATGATCGGTGAGATCGGCGGCGACGCCGAGGAGCGGGCCGCCGAGTTCATCAAGGCCAACGTGACCAAGCCGGTGGTCGGCTACATCGCCGGCTTCACCGCGCCCCCCGGCAAGACCATGGGGCACGCCGGCGCGATCATCTCCGGCTCGGCGGGCACCGCCGACGCCAAGAAGGAGGCG